The Manis javanica isolate MJ-LG chromosome 2, MJ_LKY, whole genome shotgun sequence genome contains a region encoding:
- the WDR97 gene encoding WD repeat-containing protein 97, which produces METEVLDANNPFSVEGDGLILDLGLDTDSYDVPDPGLLKEKNESSFSELVPQFFASSSQWQNMTLRVRARQLWLLLRTGLHDLVEKEKRAELHMVHLTHGLELLRRLEVAAGLRWVAQDPVGRCFVVLDCKGRLHLHREDGWGHKKLLAPVPLSGLVAVLGPLGTVGRFVGWGPTGLSILRPDLSLLWLSKPGVGKAPGHEPICCLPVPDAGLLLVAEAGGGLALWKFCSGGCCLVPCGPPLQPPPSTVGALESLALAPLPPHHILHCFAAYGSTVLTFDLHTWALIDVRRNLHKTTISDLAYCGEVEAMVTAAQDSTVKVWEADWQIRMVFVGHTGPVTAMTILPNTSLVLSASQDGTLRTWDLQAAAQVGEVALSRWSQEVPSRRVNRLLAPAGPGWPVLSLRASSVELWRLQELYSPLAQLSAPVLHLQAVPPLPAPAHPPLPARLVCACADGSVYLVSVATGRTVSVLLLEPDDCAAAVAYCLPREVLWLLTRAGHLVCANAARCPMRVLHRVCPPPSPAPRPCCLHLYSHLTDPSSAFANWETVRQHKGELCCSDTGQACKDKNRYLPMVGHTDGALSVLGWHWLKTVFRTEAHSPGPITAIASTRNSVVTSGGDLTVKMWCVFPYAEESLSLLRTFSCCHPAMALCALGKRVTVGFEDPDSATYGLVQYGLGNSRRYDHQPQDDPTDRITGLCCCPTLKVSACSSLDRTIRIWTAENRLLRLLQLNGAPQALTFCSNSGDLVLALGSRLCLVSHRLYLPTSYLVEKLCQKIPDVVDDPPLPLTGQESLTSAQLQRLANLHGGSSFSTGLSFIHHRTATPQQPVLEEDLEALLARDQDLQQLRQELVVPAAQPSPSWHQRQKAFDNYLHLIYGPGLMGLHGGEESQQWGTVALTVERGTWDVCVPPRAGPSLRQAGVRTEAPTAPRALPPQDEGALSQHFTHPPQTTHCKLLAGSSLSCDLGLSLDLQLQSERLRGEKPVALDPPSSLLQHRCPLLLKRRPKELLSNLGGFFPAAVEPSRHCLQQPVCFPGCIPNSVVLQQMWLPGEASGHGALDQLTGHGRPKPGASQDDLWQLRGRTQRRAKWPQQLIRQLGDEQERGEEREPELVWSSDPLSPHRQPSDQLLGPEEPGAQSSEHPTPKPARPHDGTRTEAHLLLPLPHHGRLLCEAHYGHLPRFLRSFVIQNWFKRLLPIFTLEAYPEVGTVEGLASLFMDLLGEASWADRVHVLQALLRLLPGLSSDLCGRLQGILVHLLNLDRPPSLEDQTQKRFVMLALQLLLACSLQSREVVLELMSYFLYSPAHCRAELKELLGRLGLQDPQGVLSKEMMTWVQGPDCDKAVLRERCCQKLEEMMQRLQEAMSQISMASGAPVHISVTPPVHSWTPSLVVSPGEPDAAAPEPPAQQMLSHTHVQKTRRTLSETLLCFSSLPETHLRSSVPAALPDEPLPLDQTDWPQSRMLDLGPIDALNYFCQQQQQARQQVSLQEPESLCPRPGPRPLEPDTVVPQPWDHQHHSILRLQEAKVPRFPRRQRGLTLSRLGVGRTLEGSIRTLKLPLPRVELQPFPPDWPRPARPLPPLPLQPTLQRYFLPGNMAPDSYS; this is translated from the exons ATGGAAACGGAAGTGTTGGATGCAAACAATCCCTTTTCAGTAGAAGGCGACGGCCTGATTCTGGACCTGGGCCTAGATACTGACAGCTATGATGTCCCAGACCCAGGGCTGCTCAAGGAAAAGAATG AGTCGTCATTTTCGGAGCTGGTCCCGCAGTTTTTTGCCAGCAGCTCACAGTGGCAGAACATGACCCTGCGTGTCCGTGCACGCCAGCTGTGGCTGCTCCTACGTACAGGCCTCCACGACCTTGTGGAAAAG GAAAAGAGAGCTGAGCTGCACATGGTGCACTTGACGCATGGGCTGGAGCTGCTGCGCCGCCTGGAGGTGGCAGCTGGGCTGCGCTGGGTGGCGCAGGacccagtgggcaggtgctttgTGGTGCTAGATTGCAAGGGCCGCCTGCACCTACACAGAGAGGATGGCTGGGGCCACAAGAAGCTGCTGGCCCCTGTCCCCCTTTCAGGGCTGGTGGCAGTGCTGGGTCCCCTGGGCACTGTGGGTCGCTTTGTGGGCTGGGGCCCCACAGGGTTGTCCATACTGAGGCCTGATCTCAGCCTGTTGTGGCTGAGCAAGCCAGGGGTGGGCAAAGCACCTGGGCACGAGCCCATTTGCTGCTTGCCGGTGCCTGACGCAGGGCTGCTGCTAGTGGCAGAGGCAGGTGGCGGCTTGGCACTCTGGAAGTTCTGTTCAGGGGGTTGCTGCCTGGTGCCTTGCGGGCCACCTCTACAGCCACCACCAAGCACGGTGGGTGCGCTGGAGAGCCTGGCTCTGgcacccctgcctccccaccacatCCTGCACTGCTTCGCTGCTTATGGCTCCACTGTGCTCACCTTTGATCTGCATACCTGGGCTCTCATAGATGTGCGCCGGAATCTGCACAAAAC CACCATCTCCGACCTGGCTTACTGCGGAGAGGTAGAGGCCATGGTGACAGCCGCCCAAGACAGCACAGTGAAGGTGTGGGAGGCTGACTGGCAGATCCGAATGGTGTTTGTGGGACACACAG GCCCAGTGACAGCTATGACCATCCTCCCGAACACGTCCCTGGTGCTGTCGGCCTCGCAGGATGGGACGTTACGCACATGGGACCTGCAGGCGGCGGCGCAGGTGGGCGAGGTGGCGCTGAGCCGCTGGAGCCAGGAAGTGCCTTCCAGACGCGTGAACCGCCTGCTGGCACCTGCTGGCCCAGGTTGGCCGGTACTCTCCTTGCGTGCAAGCAGCGTGGAGCTGTGGCGCCTTCAGGAGCTCTACTCGCCTTTGGCACAGCTGTCAGCGCCAGTGCTCCACCTGCAGGCGGTGCCCCCGCTGCCGGCGCCTGCGCACCCGCCACTGCCAGCGCGCCTCGTGTGCGCGTGCGCCGATGGCTCTGTGTACCTGGTGTCAGTGGCGACCGGGCGCACAGTGAGCGTGCTGCTGCTCGAGCCCGACGACTGCGCGGCTGCTGTGGCTTACTGCCTGCCACGCGAAGTGCTGTGGCTGCTGACACGCGCCGGGCACCTGGTGTGTGCCAACGCAGCACGCTGCCCCATGCGCGTGCTGCACCGTGTGTGCCCGCCCCCGTCTCCAGcgcccaggccctgctgcctccACCTCTACAGCCACCTCACAGACCCCAGCAGTGCCTTTGCCAACTGGGAGACGGTGCGCCAGCACAAGGGTGAGCTGTGCTGTAGTGACACGGGCCAGGCCTGCAAGGACAAGAACCG GTACCTGCCTATGGTGGGGCACACCGATGGTGCCCTGTCGGTGCTGGGGTGGCACTGGTTGAAGACGGTCTTCCGCACGGAGGCACACAGCCCCGGCCCCATCACTGCCATCGCATCCACCCGGAACAGCGTGGTGACCTCAG GAGGAGACTTGACTGTGAAGATGTGGTGTGTTTTCCCGTATGCTGAGGAGAGCCTGAGCCTGCTGCGGACTTTCTCCTGCTGCCACCCAGCCATGGCACTCTGTGCGCTAGGGAAGCGCGTCACGGTGGGCTTTGAGGACCCGGACAGCGCCACCTATGGCTTGGTGCAGTATGGCCTGGGCAACAGCCGGCGCTATGATCACCAGCCTCAGGATGACCCCACGGACCGCATCACTG GCCTGTGCTGCTGTCCCACACTCAAGGTGTCCGCCTGCTCCAGCCTGGACCGCACCATCCGCATCTGGACAGCGGAGAACCGCCTGCTGCG GCTTCTGCAGCTGAATGGTGCCCCTCAGGCCCTGACCTTCTGCAGCAACAGCGGGGACCTGGTTCTGGCACTGGGCTCCCGCCTCTGCCTGGTGTCCCACAGGCTCTACCTGCCCACGTCCTACCTGGTTGAG AAGCTGTGCCAGAAGATCCCAGACGTGGTAGATGACCCTCCTCTGCCCCTAACAGGCCAGGAATCACTAACCTCAGCCCAACTGCAGAGGCTCGCCAACCTGCATGGAGGGTCCAGCTTTAG CACAGGCTTGTCTTTCATCCATCACCGGACAGCAACGCCTCAGCAGCCAGTGTTGGAAGAG GATTTGGAAGCCCTTCTTGCCCGAGATCAAGACCTTCAGCAGCTGAGACAAGAGCTGGTGGTGCCCGCAGCCCAGCCCTCACCCTCCTGGCATCAGCGCCAGAAGGCCTTTGACAACTATCTCCATCTGATCTACGGGCCTGGCCTGATG GGCCTGCACGGTGGAGAAGAGTCCCAGCAGTGGGGCACCGTAGCCCTCACAGTGGAGAGGGGAACATGGGATGTGTGTGTCCCTCCCAGAGCTGGCCCCAGCCTCAGGCAGGCTGGGGTCCGCACTGAAGCCCCAACAGCGCCAAGAGCCCTGCCTCCACAGGACGAGGGTGCCCTAAGCCAGCacttcacccaccctccccaaacaACCCACTGCAAG CTGCTGGCCGGCTCCTCTCTGAGCTGTGACCTGGGCCTCAGTCTGGATCTGCAGCTACAGTCAGAGCGGCTCCGAGGGGAGAAGCCTGTGGCCCTGGACCCACCGTCCTCCCTTCTGCAGCACAGG TGCCCCCTGTTGCTGAAGAGACGACCCAAAGAACTTCTCTCCAACCTCGGGGGCTTTTTTCCTGCTGCTGTCGAGCCCTCCCGG CAT TGCCTGCAGCAGCCCGTGTGTTTCCCGGGTTGCATTCCCAACTCCGTCGTGCTGCAGCAGATGTGGCTGCCCGGGGAGGCCAGCGGCCATGGAGCCCTGGATCAGCTCACAGGGCACGGCAGACCCAAG CCAGGTGCCAGCCAGGACGACCTGTGGCAGCTGCGGGGCAGGACGCAGCGCCGAGCCAAGTGGCCGCAGCAGCTGATCCGGCAGCTGGGGGATGAGCAAGAgcggggggaggagagggagccagAGCTGGTCTGGTCCTCTGACCCCCTGAGCCCGCACAGGCAGCCCTCCGACCAGCTGCTGGGGCCCGAGGAGCCGGGGGCTCAG AGCTCTGAGCACCCCACCCCGAAGCCCGCACGCCCCCACGATGGCACCAGGACGGAGGCCCACTTgcttctgcccctgccccaccacgGGCGCTTGCTCTGCGAGGCGCACTACGGGCATCTGCCCAGGTTCCTGCGCTCTTTCGTCATCCAGAACTGGTTCAAAAGGCTGCTCCCCATCTTCACCCTGGAG GCATACCCTGAGGTGGGCACGGTGGAGGGCCTGGCCTCTTTGTTCATGGACCTGCTGGGTGAGGCCTCCTGGGCGGACCGTGTGCACGTGCTGCAGGCACTGCTGAGGCTGCTGCCCGGCCTGAGCAGCGACCTCTGCGGCCGGCTGCAGGGAATCCTCGTGCACCTGCTCAACCTGGACCGGCCCCCCAGCCTGGAG GACCAGACGCAGAAGCGGTTTGTGATGCTGGCGCTGCAGCTGCTCCTGGCCTGCTCCCTGCAGTCCCGCGAGGTGGTCTTGGAGCTCATGTCCTACTTCCTCTACTCACCTGCCCACTGCCG GGCTGAGCTCAAGGAGTTGCTGGGCAGGCTAGGCCTGCAGGACCCACAGGGCGTCCTGTCCAAGGAGATGATGACCTGGGTCCAGGGCCCAGACTGTGACAAGGCTGTACTGCGCGAGCGCTGCTGCCAGAAGCTGGAGGAGATGATGCAGCGGCTTCAG gaGGCCATGTCGCAGATTTCCATGGCCTCTGGGGCACCCGTTCATATCTCTGTGACACCCCCAGTCCATTCCTGGACACCTTCGCTGGTGGTCTCGCCTGGGGAGCCAGATGCAGCCGCCCCAgagcccccagcccagcagaTGCTCTCACACACGCATGTCCAGAAGACCAGACGTACGCTCTCCGAGACGCTGCTATGCTTCTCTTCCTTGCCTGAGACCCACCTGCGATCCTCCGTGCCGGCCGCCCTGCCTGACGAGCCCCTGCCGCTGGATCAGACTGACTGGCCGCAGTCCCGGATGCTGGACCTGGGGCCGATCGACGCGCTCAACTACTTctgccagcagcagcagcaggcccGGCAGCAGGTCTCCTTGCAAGAGCCCGAGAGCCTGTGCCCGAGACCCGGCCCGCGCCCACTGGAGCCCGATACAGTGGTGCCACAGCCCTGGGATCACCA GCACCACTCCATCCTCCGGCTGCAGGAGGCCAAGGTCCCGAGGTTTCCGAGGAGACAGAGGG GCCTGACGCTGTCCCGGCTCGGGGTGGGCCGCACCCTCGAGGGCTCCATCCGGACGCTGAAGCTGCCACTGCCTCGGGTGGAGCTGCAGCCGTTTCCCCCAGACTGGCCCAGGCCCGCCCGCCCACTGCCCCCACTGCCCCTGCAGCCGACCCTGCAGCGCTACTTCCTGCCAGGCAACATGGCTCCTGACAGCTACAGCTAA